The following are encoded in a window of Panicum virgatum strain AP13 chromosome 5N, P.virgatum_v5, whole genome shotgun sequence genomic DNA:
- the LOC120674198 gene encoding ATP-dependent Clp protease proteolytic subunit-related protein 4, chloroplastic-like, which produces MEAAAALSPPRVALDARSLFSPPRSLSASPSSQLRLAARPRALAAARPRFLSPHRDPAADGGRGARDVVTMVVPFLRGTAWEQPPPDLASFLYNNRIVYLGMCLVPSVTELMLAEFLYLQYDDAEKPIYLYINSTGTTKNGEKLGYETEALAVYDAMRYVKVPIFTLCVGNAWGEAALLLAAGAKGNRAALPSSTIMIKQPIGRFQGQATDVDIARKEIRNVKIEMVKLLARHIGKPVEEIARDIRRPKYFSPSEAVDYGIIDKVIYNEKIQEDGGVVSELKRSNLI; this is translated from the exons atggaggccgccgccgccttgtccCCTCCCCGCGTCGCCCTCGACGCGCGCTCCCTCTTCTCCCCGCCCCGCTCCCTCTCCGCCTCGCCCTCATCgcagctccgcctcgccgcccgcccgcgcgcgctcgccgccgccaggccgcGGTTCCTGAGCCCCCACCGAgaccccgccgccgacggcggccgcggcgccaggGATGTCGTCACGATG GTGGTGCCGTTCCTGAGGGGGACCGCGTgggagcagccgccgccggattTGGCGTCGTTCCTGTACAATAACCGGATCGTGTACCTGGGGATGTGCCTCGTGCCGTCGGTCACGGAGCTCATGCTGGCCGAGTTCCTCTACCTCCAGTACGACGACGCCGAGAAGCCCATCTACCTGTACATCAACTCCACTGGCACCACCAAG AATGGTGAGAAGTTAGGTTATGAGACAGAAGCTCTTGCAGTGTATGATGCTATGAG GTATGTAAAAGTTCCAATTTTCACACTCTGTGTCGGTAATGCATGGGGAGAAGCTGCTTTGCTCTTAGCTGCTGGTGCTAAAGGTAACCGTGCTGCACTTCCATCCTCGACGATAATGATAAAACAG CCGATTGGTCGTTTTCAAGGTCAGGCAACAGATGTTGACATTGCAAGAAAAGAGATCAGAAATGTCAAGATAGAAATG GTTAAGCTGCTGGCAAGGCACATTGGTAAACCAGTAGAAGAGATCGCTCGGGATATCAGACGGCCTAAGTACTTCAGCCCCAGTGAAGCTGTGGATTATGGAATCATTGACAAA GTGATATACAACGAGAAAATCCAGGAAGACGGTGGTGTCGTGTCAGAACTCAAAAGATCAAATTTGATATAG